ACCAAAACACGATCCAAACGCCGCCTGCGCATTCTGGCACAGATGTGAATGCTCAAATATGTCTGCCTGGCTTCTCCTCAAGCATCCAGACAGACTGGTTGACTGTAAAATCACTTTAAGAGCCACAAGGCTGAGCAGATTTAGAAAAACACCAGGACAGTGTTGAATAATGCTTTCTTACATCCTGGATTGTTTAGAGTAAACATGTAATTCTTAGTCAATAAAAATGCTTCTCCCCCCCAGACAAAAGCAGTCgctgctgatttgtttttgggTAATTTTGTGAAAACTAGCTGGAGAGCCTGGAACCGAGGGATGTGGCTTTTTAATTCTTCCTCTGGGACATGGGAGCAGGGATTGTGTTTCCTGTATGCAGCACTGATTTGACTCAAAGACAGATGACAACAATCCGACTGTGGCTCTTTGGATTTTTACTCGTATCTCTCCTAGtgagaacaaatttaaaaagtgtgaaGAAGAAACTGCACTGACTGTAGTCCCCCAAGGGGAGCCATTTCCTGAACAGATTGAGCTGAATCCCAGACCCAGAGTAGAAAACCTAAAACCAGCATCTTGTTGGACTGCAACCACTGGAGGCTTggagtctccaaagtgtctcaatttagttttttgtcattttagagCACTGAAAAAGTAATTAGACAGCTGCAGATATGAATGTCCAGGTCTTATGAACCAATAGTTACTACAAAACTGGTTAAAATCTGCCTGGTCAGCACGTCTCCAGCAATAGCAGCCCATTTGGTGAATCAgctaaaagtctttaaaacgTAAACGTCTTACATTATCCACGATGGAGATGTCACAGCCGGGCTGTTCGAGGAGTAGTTTGACGATCTCGGCGCGCCCGTGCTCACTGGCGCACATCAGAGCCGTGGATCCCTCGTCGTCTTGCACGTTTACGTCGGCGCCGCACTCGAGCAGGGCCCGCACCATCTCCTGCCGCCCGTGGCTGACCGCTAACATCAGGGCCGTCTGACCTGCCTGCAAAAGCAAAGACGTTCAGAGCCGAAGGTTTTTTACTAAATGACCATTTAGTCACACAAAGGCCATCTTTACATCCATAAAACAGGATTCCTTTTGTGACTAGATGCATAAATTACAGACTTAAAAATGTTCCACTGCATTTAatccttttaaaagaaaaactaacttTATAGCACAAGTTTTACAAGGACGAGGACTAAACTTAACACAAAGCAGCAAACAATGGTACGATTTTAATTCCAGACCCTAAATTACCTTGCGTGCCACATGTTTTATTCCTCACAGCAACAATAACAAGCAGCAGTAATTGGATTTATAGAGAGTGATGCCATAAATTCAGTCCCATGACTTGGCACTGGGAGAAGCAGTCAGGAGCCACATAACGCTGCACAAACCTGATTTAATCAACCTCAGAGATAAAATCCACAAAGTCTACACATTTGCGGCGCCTCAATGCAATTTGACATATCTgccaaatatatatttatggaTAAAACTAGTTTAAGTGTTTTAAGTAGCTGCGTTTTGCCGCTTAATGAACAAACAAGGGAGTTCCTAAATTTCAGAAAACTAAATTCGCTCCAGTAAAGTGTAACAAGAACATTGAGCTGATCCAATCATCAAACCAGTAGTGGCATAAATGATGCTGATCAGTGATTGAGGATGATTATCAGCCAAAGGCCAAACAGTTCTGTGTGATTTGTttccagagcagaaaaaaaaacataatgaaggGGAAATAAAGTCAACTTGACAACTCAGGAGGTAATAAATGCTTCCAGACGAGTGTTAACTCTTCTAAAAGCAAAGACGGACAGATGTCTTCCCTccaatctgcttttttttctttacgcAAGAGGCCATGTGTTTGTTCATTAAATCAAGTTTGTTTTGTCCAAGAACACCCAAAAAGCTCTGAGTAACTCTAATTAAATCCATTAAAAAGCTCCGGGTTGTAATTAAGAGGTTAAAGACGCACCTGGCTGGCCTTGGCGTTGACGTTCCCCTGACTGAAGAGCTTCTTAACCACAACCATGTCGTCTTCTTCCTTTACAGTGGAGAGAGCAGCCAGCATGATGGCCGTGTAGCCCGCCTTGTTCTGCTTATCTACACAGCACACACCTGGAGCGATCAGGAGGCACAGAGACTGGTATCAGTGCAGCTGACAAAGTAAAATCCTCCTGTCACCGTTACCTGCCGCTCACTGACCTGTGTCCAGCAGCAGTTTGACCACTCCGAAGTTGGAGTGGGAGACGCTGTAGTGAAGCGCCGTGTTGCCGTTTCCGTCTGTCATGTTGACCACGTGCTCCAGCAGCACCGACGACACCTCAGAGAACGCCATCAGGTAGTCGGAGACCCGGGACTGCTGAGCCATCTTTGCACTGGAGACCCGGAACCACTCGAGCTGGACTGTGTGGGTGCTGGAcagctgaaaacatcccaaaGTGTTGTTAATTGTAGGCTGACAGGACGCTGGATTACCATCTGGTTTAAACTCATTTCCTGTCCCCTCTCTTTATAAAACTCCAGTTATTGTCCCACATCTTGTAGTCAACTTTAGGTAAACATGGCATGAAAGAGCTGTTAGTTACTTTACGGGATTGCGGCGTTGAGATGGTGTTTAAATGAGGAATTGTagtaaaaaaattgtaaataaaaactgcagggACGCACCACTTCCTTACTCTTCAGTGTTTCGACATCATCGTTCAAGTGATTCTTCAGAATCAGGCAGGCTTCACGCATTTTTGAGCTGAACTCAAACCTGCGACACAAACCAGCAGAATTCACATTTAGTTTGTACGATTAAACCATAAAAGCCTCTCTCCGTGAAGACAAACCTACTTTTCCTTCACGGCGTCCAAGGAGTAAGTTGCGGCTCTCAGCGTTTCCTCGTCAGTGTCGCTCTCATCCAGGTTGAcgttcctctcctcctctgaagTCTCCTCCTCCAACGCTGCCTCGTCCTCCTCCGTGCTGTCCACCTCACCATCTCCACTTTCTCCAGAAGAACTCGCTgcttcctcctcatcatcatcatcatcttcttcttcctcttcctcactaGACGTAGATTCATACCTAGAAGAGGCAGGAAACCGTAGTTTTGCCCAGTTTGGCTGTGTTGCAGGAAGTTTTTTGTGGGGTAGGGGGGTCTAACCTGTGACTttgtcaaactgtttgtttttccaaccTCTAGACTTTCTGCTGTCCCGTATTTTATTCTTGCCtcagtgaaaattaaaaacaggaattgCGTTACCGTCACGTACCCTCCATTTAGGATTCCAACAAACTGCAGGCTCTTCTTGCGGTTTTCGCTTGAGCTACTCCCATCCTTCCTCTTCATGATTGATTTCAGCATACCTGCCAACCGAGTCcgacatcaaaaacaaacttcacacACAAGCAAGGATAACAGGCTTGTATCTGTCACATCACCTGATAAACTGCAAAGCAAAACTGTTCATTGattgacatatttttaaacctaaaagcCCCAAACAAAGACTCACTGAGATTAAAGTGATCTCTGGAAGCCAACTATGTTCTCAAGCAAAGAAAACttcatacttttaaaaatgtttggctataaacacaaaacagctaTCTAAATgcacaattaaaacattaaagaaactaAAGTACATAATGAACATGCAGCAGTTTGTTGCATTTAGCTATAAATCTATTAGTATTATGGACACACTTTCCAATTTTCCcaacatgtaaataaagtttcatcTCCAAAGAATGGTTACTAAAGGACTTCGTTAACAAAGTGTgttgcattttatgttttttagttcCTGGAGGACACTGATCTGTTCTGAAAGCCCAGAACTTACCCGTCTTGCTGGCTGTGGTTTCCTCTCCTTGGTCTCTCAGTTTCTTCCCGTCCGCACCGACCACCTCTTCTTCTGGTGAGACCTTGTATTCGGCGATGGTGAGCTGTCTTTTCTTTGGCACGGTAACCTTCTGCTCCTCAGACTTTTCGTCACTCAGCTTCTCCCACTGGCACCCAACGCTGACCCGTTCAACCCGTGCCGGTTCTGGCTCTGGCTCTGGTtctttctctgcagcagcatcagTCTGGGTGCCCTGTTCAGTCTGACCTGCCGCTAAACTTTCTCCAACACACACATCCGTCATCTCTGGATGGCACATAGTTGCAGCATGCTTCAACGCAGAAGGTTTTGTCTCTACTTGGACATTTTTCATGTTAGGTTTGGCAAGAGTTGCCTTCTCAAATGTGACTCTGGAGGATTTTTCATCCATCTGTGCCCTGAGGACTCCAAGGTCTTTGTCAGCCGTAATCAGACGATCTTCTAGAGCTGCAATGGACTCCTGCTGGAATTTGATAGTGTCCTGTAAGGTGTCCATCTCCCGCTGCGCCTCTGTGCTCAGCCCAAGGAGCGACTCCATGACCCAAACCTCCGCCTCCTTTGTCTCCACTCTGACCTGTACCTCCTGTTCATGAACCACAGGGGCCTTTGTTTCCGTGCATTTCTCTCTCATCTTCACCTCAGTGCCCACAGATACATCTTTGACACCGTGGCTGTGGTAGAAAACAACTGAGGACATGGACACATCATCCCCAACAGCCACCGATTTCTTTTGAACAACTGCTTTTTCTGGAGCACTTACTAAAACCTTTGCTGATGTTTGGGGAGATCTCTGTTCCTTTCCCTCAAACTTCTCTGTCAGTCTTTTCAGCTCACTAGGTTTTACAAGACTTTTGTGTGTAGTTGGTGAAGTCAGTCGACTGTGGTCAGGTTGGGGGGTTTCTGCAGTTTGGGTAGAAGACTCTGTGGACTGATGCTTCTGTTTGGAAACCTCTATGGTTTTCTTCTCCTCCAGAGCCAACAGAAGCATGTCTTTTTCTGCACGAAGCTTGGCCACCTCTTTCTCAAGTGCAGGAACACCCTTTACCCTTTCCTCCATCTCCTTTAGCTGCTTCAAGGCTGTAGCCATCTGCTCTCTAACCGTCTGCAGCTGGCTGGGTGGGATCGGGGTCACTGTGGTGCCGGCAGCTGGAGTGCTGCGCCCAGAGGTCTGAGGACTGGGTTTAGTCCAGCTACTCTGCAGAGGCTGACTGGATGTGGAGAGTGAGAGCTGCTTGGGAGGATCTGCCATCTGGAGGCGCCCACCGTTCTGGTGCTGGTGGGTTTGCTCCTGCTGAAGCCGCCGGCTGGTTTCCAGAAGAGTCCGCTCAACCCTTGGGTTGCGTAGCGGTGGAGGGGGTGGTGCTTTGGCCCCAGCGGACAGGGGAGGAACACTGAGAAGGGTTACAGGGGAAAGGGAGAGTCCTTCACAGGGGGCTGAGCCAAGGCGATTACGTGGCGGTGGCGGCGGAGGAACTCTGCCATCTTCACTGACTGGGGATGAAAGGGATTCTGTGGACGTCCAACCACTGGTACGGCCCCCAACGCTCGGGCTCCTCTGGGAAAGTCTCAATCCCCGTCCAGAACGTCGGGAGCTAAGAGGCGCCCGGCGAAGGTTGTGCCCACTTTCAATCTCTTCTACATATTTAAGGAAGTCCAGGTCCAGCTGGAATCCATAAGGAGTCTGAACAGAGTAGGAGCCTGACTGGTCAGCCTCCTCCTGACTGGAATAAATGAACACAGAGCCTAAATCTGAAAAGGAAAGGACATGTCAGTTCACAGCCTCCCATCTGTAATTTAATGTCCCTTCTGCTTTTACTTTCACATACAATACTGCTCCCCAgtaaattgtcatttttgtctgaAATCTGGCTGTGTTGGCACTTCAATAAACTTCTATAAAGTgcaatttttaacaaatatctgTTAATCCATTTGTCTGCTCACAAATACAATGTCATTAAATTCAGAGTGAAAGCAGTCCTGTGTAGAAATAttgcttttaaatgaatgatGCAATGAAGGACAACACGGAGAACTTCAGTCCACCTAAAGCTTTGCCACCAATAAACACTGCAGATAGTTTGTTCCAAAGATCTTATTAAACGCAGCCAAAAAGCCTTTTTATGCAGAATAAACTGATATGACAACTTTTAAACATGTTGTAACGTCCAACTGTAATCTACAGGTGTAGcctaaatatttacatttatcgTGTCTCAAATATTTAAGCGGTGGAGAgacaaatatctttaaaagcTGTAGGTTCTTACCAGGCATCTTTGGGTTAACTTGCACCGACTGGGTCATTTTTCAGGTCCTAACCCTCTCCCACCGCTTCAAAAAGGGTCCGGgctaagaaaaaacaacatttattgaCATTAATACATTCTTACGCTTTAGCCAACaagtaaatcattttaaaattgaataTTAAAGTTAGATGCAGCTGCTTCTTTGTTGCTCATGAGGACGTGACTCAACTCAAATTCAAAGGAAGGTGAA
The Kryptolebias marmoratus isolate JLee-2015 linkage group LG24, ASM164957v2, whole genome shotgun sequence DNA segment above includes these coding regions:
- the kank3 gene encoding KN motif and ankyrin repeat domain-containing protein 3, whose amino-acid sequence is MTQSVQVNPKMPDLGSVFIYSSQEEADQSGSYSVQTPYGFQLDLDFLKYVEEIESGHNLRRAPLSSRRSGRGLRLSQRSPSVGGRTSGWTSTESLSSPVSEDGRVPPPPPPRNRLGSAPCEGLSLSPVTLLSVPPLSAGAKAPPPPPLRNPRVERTLLETSRRLQQEQTHQHQNGGRLQMADPPKQLSLSTSSQPLQSSWTKPSPQTSGRSTPAAGTTVTPIPPSQLQTVREQMATALKQLKEMEERVKGVPALEKEVAKLRAEKDMLLLALEEKKTIEVSKQKHQSTESSTQTAETPQPDHSRLTSPTTHKSLVKPSELKRLTEKFEGKEQRSPQTSAKVLVSAPEKAVVQKKSVAVGDDVSMSSVVFYHSHGVKDVSVGTEVKMREKCTETKAPVVHEQEVQVRVETKEAEVWVMESLLGLSTEAQREMDTLQDTIKFQQESIAALEDRLITADKDLGVLRAQMDEKSSRVTFEKATLAKPNMKNVQVETKPSALKHAATMCHPEMTDVCVGESLAAGQTEQGTQTDAAAEKEPEPEPEPARVERVSVGCQWEKLSDEKSEEQKVTVPKKRQLTIAEYKVSPEEEVVGADGKKLRDQGEETTASKTGMLKSIMKRKDGSSSSENRKKSLQFVGILNGGYESTSSEEEEEEDDDDDEEEAASSSGESGDGEVDSTEEDEAALEEETSEEERNVNLDESDTDEETLRAATYSLDAVKEKFEFSSKMREACLILKNHLNDDVETLKSKEVLSSTHTVQLEWFRVSSAKMAQQSRVSDYLMAFSEVSSVLLEHVVNMTDGNGNTALHYSVSHSNFGVVKLLLDTGVCCVDKQNKAGYTAIMLAALSTVKEEDDMVVVKKLFSQGNVNAKASQAGQTALMLAVSHGRQEMVRALLECGADVNVQDDEGSTALMCASEHGRAEIVKLLLEQPGCDISIVDNDGSNALSIALEAAHNDTAVLLYAHMNYAKTQTPVGSPKAQPRSAD